Proteins encoded within one genomic window of Oryza glaberrima chromosome 12, OglaRS2, whole genome shotgun sequence:
- the LOC127757010 gene encoding hydroxyproline O-galactosyltransferase GALT2-like produces MKRARSSEVFLGGRGRARRRVAPLLAAVAFVYLLFVSVKLSGLAGIADPAAVTRPASVGSAGEVMVQRRLEDPAPRSRAGGDGVAVVPGYGRITGEILRRRWEAGGRGRRRWGRGGNFSELERMADEAWELGGKAWEEACAFTGDVDSILSRDGGGETKCPASINIGGGDGETVAFLPCGLAVGSAVTVVGTARAARAEYVEALERRGEGNGTVMVAQFAVELRGLRAVEGEEPPRILHLNPRLRGDWSHRPVLEMNTCFRMQWGKAHRCDGNPSKNDDQVDGLIKCEKWDRRDSVDSKETKTGSWLNRFIGRAKKPEMRWPYPFSEGKMFVLTIQAGIEGYHVSVGGRHVASFPHRMGFSLEDATGLAVTGGVDVHSIYATSLPKVHPSFSLQQVLEMSDRWKARPVSEEPIQVFIGIISATNHFAERMAIRKSWMQFPAIQLGNVVARFFVALSHRKEINAALKTEAEYFGDVVILPFIDRYELVVLKTVAICEFGVQNVTAEYIMKCDDDTFVRLDVVLKQISVYNRTMPLYMGNLNLLHRPLRHGKWAVTYEEWPEFVYPPYANGPGYVISIDIARDIVSRHANHSLRLFKMEDVSMGMWVEDFNSTAPVQYIHSWRFCQFGCVHNYFTAHYQSPWQMLCLWNKLSSGRAHCCNYR; encoded by the exons atgAAGAGGGCGCGAAGCTCCGAGGTCTTCCTGGGCggccgcgggcgcgcgcgccgccgcgtggcGCCTCTGCTCGCCGCGGTGGCCTTCGTGTACCTCCTGTTCGTGTCCGTCAAGCTCTCCGGCCTCGCCGGCATCGCCGACCCGGCTGCTGTCACCCGCCCGGCGAGCGTCGGCAGCGCGGGAGAGGTGATGGTGCAGCGGCGGCTCGAGGATCCGGCGCCCCGCTCGCGGGCTGGGGGGGATGGTGTCGCCGTCGTCCCGGGGTATGGTCGCATCACTGGAGAGATCCTTCGGCGGAGGTGGGAAGCTggagggagggggcggaggcggtggggaAGAGGCGGGAACTTCTCCGAGCTCGAGAGGATGGCCGACGAGGCGTGGGAGCTGGGCGGCAAGGCGTGGGAGGAGGCGTGCGCGTTCACGGGCGACGTGGACTCCATCCTCTCCCGCGACGGTGGGGGCGAGACCAAGTGCCCCGCGTCGATcaacatcggcggcggcgacggcgagaccgTGGCGTTCCTCCCGTGCGGCCTCGCCGTGGGTTCCGCGGTGACGGTGGTGGGGACGGCGCGTGCGGCGCGGGCGGAGTACGTGGAGGCGCTGGAGCGGCGCGGGGAAGGGAACGGGACGGTGATGGTGGCGCAGTTCGCCGTCGAGCTCCgcggcctccgcgccgtcgaGGGGGAGGAGCCGCCCAGGATCCTCCACCTCAACCCGCGGCTGCGCGGCGACTGGAGCCACCGCCCCGTGCTGGAGATGAACACCTGCTTCCGCATGCAGTGGGGCAAGGCGCACCGCTGCGACGGCAACCCTTCCAAGAACGATGACCAGG TGGATGGATTaattaaatgtgagaaatggGATCGGAGAGACAGTGTTGATtcaaaagaaacaaagacagGCTCATGGTTGAACAGGTTCATCGGCCGAGCAAAGAAACCAGAAATGAGATGGCCATACCCATTTTCAGAGGGGAAGATGTTTGTTCTTACCATCCAAGCTGGTATCGAAGGATATCATGTTAGCGTGGGAGGCCGTCATGTTGCATCATTTCCTCATAGGATG GGATTCTCTCTTGAAGATGCCACAGGTTTAGCTGTGACAGGCGGCGTAGACGTTCACTCTATATATGCAACCTCTCTTCCAAAGGTCCATCCTAGTTTCTCTCTCCAGCAGGTCTTGGAAATGTCTGATAGGTGGAAGGCTCGCCCAGTATCAGAGGAACCAATTCAGGTTTTTATTGGCATAATCTCTGCTACAAACCATTTTGCTGAGCGCATGGCTATAAGAAAAAGCTGGATGCAGTTCCCTGCCATCCAACTGGGAAATGTGGTTGCTCGGTTCTTTGTTGCACTG AGTCATAGAAAAGAGATAAATGCAGCACTAAAGACAGAAGCAGAATATTTTGGAGATGTTGTCATTCTGCCATTTATTGACCGGTATGAGCTGGTGGTTCTGAAAACAGTTGCAATATGTGAATTTGGG GTGCAAAATGTAACTGCAGAGTATATCATGAAATGTGATGATGACACCTTTGTGAGGCTGGATGTAGTATTGAAACAGATCTCCGTCTACAACAGAACCATGCCTCTTTATATGGGTAACCTAAACCTGTTACACAGGCCTCTCCGGCATGGTAAATGGGCTGTGACGTACGAG GAATGGCCAGAATTTGTGTATCCCCCATATGCCAATGGACCAGGCTATGTTATTTCAATCGACATTGCAAGAGACATCGTATCACGCCATGCAAATCACTCCCTAAGG TTGTTCAAGATGGAAGATGTGAGCATGGGCATGTGGGTCGAAGACTTCAACAGCACTGCCCCTGTTCAGTACATTCACAGCTGGAGGTTCTGCCAGTTCGGCTGCGTGCATAACTACTTCACGGCACATTACCAGTCACCTTGGCAAATGCTGTGCCTCTGGAACAAACTCTCATCAGGCCGAGCACACTGCTGTAACTACAGATGA
- the LOC127757012 gene encoding mediator of RNA polymerase II transcription subunit 19a-like isoform X2, which produces MDSDDKKFGKGPRELTGAVDLISHYKLLAHHDFFCKKPLPLAISDTHYLHNVVGDTEIRKGEGMELDQLVQNAYLRDKPAYIQPFDMETLGQAFQLRETAPVDLPSAEKGIPTISGKPKSESKDKEKKHKKHKDKDKEHKKHKHRHKDRSKDKDKDKDKDKKKDKSGHHDSGGDHSKKHHEKKRKHEGMEDSADVHKHKKTQEFQNR; this is translated from the exons ATGGATTCTGATGACAAGAAGTTTGGAAAAG GCCCTAGGGAGCTCACTGGTGCTGTTGATTTAATAAGCCACTATAAATTGCTTGCCCACCATGATTTCTTTTGCAAGAAGCCTTTGCCATTGGCAATATCAGATACACATTATCTTCACAATGTTGTTGGGGACACTGAAATTCGTAAAGGAGAAGGAATGGAGCTAGATCAGCTGGTTCAGAACGCATACTTGAGGGACAAGCCTGCTTATATCCAGCCGTTTGACATGGAAACACTGGGGCAAGCATTTCAGCTTCGAGAAACGGCTCCAGTAGATTTGCCCTCT GCTGAAAAGGGTATACCGACTATATCGGGTAAACCGAAAAGTGAGTCCAAAGACAAAGAGAAGAAGCATAAAAAGCACAAAGACAAAGACAAGGAGCATAAGAAGCACAAACATCGGCATAAAGATCGGAGTAAAGACAAAGACAAAGACAAGGATAAGGACAAGAAAAAGGATAAAAGTGGGCATCATGATTCTGGTGGCGATCATTCAAAGAAACATCATGAGAAG AAAAGGAAGCATGAGGGAATGGAGGATTCAGCCGATGTGCATAAGCACAAGAAAA CACAAGAGTTCCAGAACAGATGA
- the LOC127757012 gene encoding mediator of RNA polymerase II transcription subunit 19a-like isoform X1, translated as MDSDDKKFGKGPRELTGAVDLISHYKLLAHHDFFCKKPLPLAISDTHYLHNVVGDTEIRKGEGMELDQLVQNAYLRDKPAYIQPFDMETLGQAFQLRETAPVDLPSAEKGIPTISGKPKSESKDKEKKHKKHKDKDKEHKKHKHRHKDRSKDKDKDKDKDKKKDKSGHHDSGGDHSKKHHEKKRKHEGMEDSADVHKHKKSKHKSSRTDDTGNGLS; from the exons ATGGATTCTGATGACAAGAAGTTTGGAAAAG GCCCTAGGGAGCTCACTGGTGCTGTTGATTTAATAAGCCACTATAAATTGCTTGCCCACCATGATTTCTTTTGCAAGAAGCCTTTGCCATTGGCAATATCAGATACACATTATCTTCACAATGTTGTTGGGGACACTGAAATTCGTAAAGGAGAAGGAATGGAGCTAGATCAGCTGGTTCAGAACGCATACTTGAGGGACAAGCCTGCTTATATCCAGCCGTTTGACATGGAAACACTGGGGCAAGCATTTCAGCTTCGAGAAACGGCTCCAGTAGATTTGCCCTCT GCTGAAAAGGGTATACCGACTATATCGGGTAAACCGAAAAGTGAGTCCAAAGACAAAGAGAAGAAGCATAAAAAGCACAAAGACAAAGACAAGGAGCATAAGAAGCACAAACATCGGCATAAAGATCGGAGTAAAGACAAAGACAAAGACAAGGATAAGGACAAGAAAAAGGATAAAAGTGGGCATCATGATTCTGGTGGCGATCATTCAAAGAAACATCATGAGAAG AAAAGGAAGCATGAGGGAATGGAGGATTCAGCCGATGTGCATAAGCACAAGAAAAGTAAG CACAAGAGTTCCAGAACAGATGATACAGGGAATGGACTTAGTTAG